The Calditrichota bacterium sequence TGTCCGCAAGGACGGTGGCTTCAGCGCTTCGGTCGAGGTCAATCTCTCGATATATTCCGACAAGCGCCAAGTTATTCGACTGGTGAAGAACGCTTCGACCACGGTGGAGGCTTTTCAAAACACCAATACCCGGCGTGAGTTCCTCACCGTGCCCTTCACAATGAATCTGAACGAAGGGGTTTATCAGGCGAAAATACTGCTATATGACCGGGAGTCGGGGCGAAGGGAGTTGATCGAGCGGGAATTCACGGTATCAAGATCGCCCAACGGATTCGACCTGTCGGATGTTCTTCCGGCGCGTTCGGGGCAACTCGATGCGGAAAGCGGCCTTCCTGCAGAGCCTGCCGTAGCCGGAGTTGTCCCCGACAGCACCGGCCGGATTCATTTCTTCGTCGATGTCCAACGCCGCGACCCGTCGCAGATCGTAGCACTGCATCTGACCTTGCTCGACAGCGACGGCAACGAACGTTCCCGGGACAGCCTCTCCCTGGTCGGAGGAGCAAACCAATCGACCCAATCCTTCTCCATCGATTGCAGCGGTCTCTCTTTGGGGCGGTATCACCTGATTCTGCGCGGCGAGTCGGGCGAGCAACAGGTTGTGCGGAAAGTCGAATTCAGGATCAATGCCTTCGACCTCCCGGGCACCATAAGCAGTCTTGAGTCGGCTATTCAGCAGTTGCGCTATATTGCCACCGATGCTGAGATCGAGGCGCTTCGGTCGGGATTTCCGTCTCAACGTGAAGAGGCATTCCTTAGGTTTTGGAGAGACATCTATCCAGCGGACGGCGAGTCTGCTCCTGGCCGGATGCGGGAATACTACAGCCGTGTCGCCTATACCAATCTGCACTACAGCACCGCACGAGCGGGCTGGGAGAGCGACCGCGGCCGAATCTACATCATTTACGGCAGTCCATCAGAGATCGAGCGACCCAACAACGACCATCCTGATCCTCCGGTCGAGATATGGTACTATCACCACCTCGGCAAGCGATTTGTCTTTCGAGATGACTACGGCTTCGGCGATTACCGGCTCGCATCGCCGGTTTGGTAGCAGTGTCGCCAACAGCTAGCCTACCCCGTCCCAGCCGGTGGCCTAAGGCTCTAAAGGCTGGCGACCGGATCGGCATCGTCTCACCGGCCGGGCCGGCGGATGCGGAATATGTGAGGCACGGCAAGGCGATTCTTGAGTCGTGGGGCTACGAGGTCGAGATTGCACCTCACGCGCTTGATCGGGAGGATTACCTTGCAGGAAGCGACGCCGAACGTCGGGGCGATCTTGTCGAAGCATTGTGCAGTGACCGGTTCGACGCGCTCATCTGTTCGCGTGGCGGTTATGGATCGTTGCGTCTGTTGCGGGATCTTCCTTGGGACGACCTTGCAGCAAGTCCCCCCAAGGCTTTTGTCGGATTCAGTGATATCGGCGGACTTCAACTGAATCTCTGGCATCGTGCCGGGTGGATAACCTATTCCGGCTTGCAGGCAGCGCACGGTTTGGGGGAGGGCAGCGCCACAGAACGCTCGGCAGCCCATTTTCGAGGCTGGCTTGATGGCTCCGGGCGGCGGTTTGGCTGGCCCGGGGAGTCCGAGGTCATATTGGGTGGAGACAACGTAGTTGGAACCGTTGAAGGTCCGATGGTCCCAGTCTGCCTCAGCATACTCGCTGCGTTGGCAGGAACGCCCTGGATGCCAGATTTGACCGAATCCATAGTGGTTCTCGAAGAAACTGGTGAAGCACCTTACCGGATCGACCGTATGATCTGGCAACTGAGAGACAGCGGCGCTTTGGATAAACTAAGAGCGTTGGTATTGGGCTGTTTCCTTTGGCAGGGACGAGACATCGCCGAAGATGCGCGGCGCATCGTTTGCGAACACTTCCCAAGTCTGCCAGTCTATTCTGGCCTTCCTTATGGGCATCGGGGCGACAGGTTCACATTGCCGGTGGGTGCAACTGTCCAGATTTCGGAGGGCAGAATGACGCTTGTCGGGGATGCCGTTTGAATCTGGCGGTCTTTCTGTCGGGGCGGGGGAGTAACTTCGAAGCGATCCTCGAAGCAATTGATAAGGGAACGCTCGCGGCATCGGTCTGCCTGGTAGTAACCCATAATCCGTCTGCACTGGGTGCACGAACAGCATTATCGCGCGGAATCCCGGTTGTCTTGCTTCAGCGCGAGAGTTTTCCCGACGGCGGGTCGTTTGCGACTGCGATGATCGCCGCTCTGCAGCGGCATTCTGTAGATTGGATAGTGCTTGCCGGTTACATGAAAATGGTCCCTCCGGCGGTGGTCAAAGCCTTTCCCGGCCAGATCGTCAATATCCACCCGGCGCTGCTGCCTAAGTTCGGTGGGAAGGGGATGTTCGGGCACCACGTCCATCAGGCGGTCCTGGACGCCGGAGAGACCGTAACCGGCGTTACGATTCACTTTGTGGACGAGATCTACGATCATGGCTTGGTAATCGCCCAGGAAACCGTGCCGGTGCTGCCGGGCGACACGGCCGCTACCCTTGGCGCGCGGGTACTGGAAATGGAACATCTTATCTATCCACGAATTCTGGCCAAAATTGCGGGCGAGTATCATAGTCGACAATGATGAACTTTGAGTCCCTTCCGCCGACCGGCGATGTCCGGATCCGGCGCGCTTTGCTTTCGTGTTTTCGCAAGGACGAAGCCATTTCCCTGGCGCAGCAACTTCACGTCCTGGGTGTTTCCCTTGTCGCCAGCGGCGGAACGGCCGATGCTATAGCCAAAGCCGGCCTTCCGGTTGAACGGACGGACCGTTGGACGGGTTTCGACGACCTTCTGGCCGGCCGGGTCAAAACCCTCCATCCGACACTTTATGCCGGAGTCCTTGCACGTGCTGGTTCAGCGTCGGATGACGAAGATCTTAGGCGGCATCAAATCGACCCGTTCGACTTGATTGCAATCGATCTCTATCCCTTCGAGCGAACCAGTGAACAGCGCACCGGTGAAGCCGCAACGATCGAACTGATCGACGTCGGCGGTGTGTCACTTATCCGGGCTGCAGCCAAGAACTTCGACCGGGTGACGGTGCTCTGCCGGGCTGAAGTCTTTGGGCCTTTTAGTGAACTGATTGCCGCTTCGGAGGGAATCATTGGACGCGCCGAGCGCCGCCGCCTGGCGGCTCTGGCTCTGCAGTGGACATCGTTCTACGACGGATGCATTGCGGGCTGGTTGGAGAATGACGACTCTGGATTCCCAGGTCACTTCGGGCTGCCTTTGATGTCAGACCTTGACTTGCGGTATGGCGAGAATCCGCATCAGAAGGCACAGTTTTATCGCCTCGGCGGTCAGGGCGCAACTGGTGTAGCCGGAGTCGAGGTGCTTGGCGGCAAACAATTATCATTCAACAACTTACTCGATCTTGACATCGCTCTCCGGTTACCTCGCGAGTTTGAGCGCCCGACGGTAGCGATCTTGAAGCACACGACTCCCTGCGGTATTGGACAAGGTGCGACAGCAGCCGAAGCCTGCAAGATGGCGCGCTCCACCGATCCGGTCTCGGCATTTGGCGGAATAGCCGGCTTCAACTGTCCGGTCGATGAAGAGGCTGCGAAAGTCCTGCGCGAGGGCTTTATGGAGGTCGTCGCTGCGCCCGATTATACAGAAATCGCGCTGAAGGAGTTGCGCAAGTCGAAGAACCTCCGTATCATTCGTCTGTCGGGATTGCCTCCAGCCGGGCGGATAGATATGCGCACCGTCTGGGGCGGGGTTTTAATGCAGGAGGATGACTTCGGTTTTCCCGAACTGGAAGAAGCCAAAGTTGTCACCCGGCTTCAGCCCGATCCGGCGCAGTGGGAAGCGCTCCGGTTCGCCTGGAAATCGGTCCGCTACGTGAAGTCCAATGCGATCCTCCTTGCCGATGGAGATCGGACGCTTGGAATCGGCGCCGGTCAAATGTCCCGCGTCGATGCGGCGCACATCGCCATTTGGAAAGCAGGCCAGTCCGGGCTTGCGCTTGATGGGTGCGTTGCCGCCTCCGATGCCTTTTTCCCCTTCCGGGATGGCATAGATCTGCTCATCGATGCCGGTGTAAAGGTGGTCGTGCAGCCGGGAGGGTCTATGCGCGATGCCGAGGTGATTGCCGCGGCCGACGAGCGCGGTATCGCTATGGTCTTTACCGGACGACGGCACTTTCGGCATTGAGGTCGTTTCGATTAGGTTGTCCAACTGGATGCCACTCTGAGCGCAGAGGTGCATCTCTCGCGGGATTGTATCCTTAGGTGTTTGGATCGGCATATTAACGGCAGAACGGATTACATTTGCCAGCATTCACTTCTATCATCACCAGCGACATCGCAATAGACCTCGGAACAGCCAATACCCTGGTCTATCTAAAGGGGCTTGGCATTGCCGTCCGGGAGCCTTCGGTTGTCGCCGTCACACGTCGCGACCGCAAGGTGCTCGCCATCGGAACCAAGGCGTGGGAGATGATGGGCAAGGCGCATGGCGATATCGAAGTGATTCGTCCGATGCGGGACGGTGTGATCGACGACGACGAAGTCGCAGAGATCATGATCCGTTCCTTTCTGCGTCGGGTGCAGCACAGCAAACTGATGCGCCCTCGGGTGATCGTCGGGGTGCCGTCGGGCGTTACAAAGTCCGAAAAGCGGGTCATTCGCGACTCGGCGGAGTATGCCGGAGCGCGGGAAGTGCACCTGATCGCCGAGCCGATGGCCGCGGCGCTGGGTGCTCAACTTCCGGTCAAGGAGCCGGTCGGCTCGATGATCGTCGATATAGGTGGTGGGACGACCGAAATCGCCGTGATATCGCTCTCTGGTATCGTTACGATGCACTCGATCCGCACCGCCGGGGACGAGATGAACGAAGCCATTGCCAAATACATTCGCACCCAGCACAACCTTTTGGTCGGCGACCGAATGTCGGAGTGGCTCAAGTGGATGCTTGGCTCGGCGGCGGAGCTCCCCACCGAGATTGTGCTTCATGCCAAAGGTCGGGACCTTGTCTCCGGGATGCCGAAGGAGAAGGAGATCACTTCAGAGGAGATACGCCGGGCGCTGCAGGAGCCGGTTTCGCAAATCGTCCTGGCAGTCAAGGAAGCCCTCGAAAAGACCCCGCCTGAACTGGCAGCTGACATCCGCGATCGGGGGATCATACTGACCGGCGGCGGATCACTACTGAAACGGCTCGACCAACATCTCCGCGACGAGACCAACCTCCCTGTCAACCGTGCCGATGAGCCACTCACTTGCGTGGTGCGCGGCATCGGCAAGGTTCTCGACGACTTCGACTATTATCAGGACCTTCTGCTGACCAGCAATTGATGCTGACGGTATGACCCTGCTCGCAAAGCGCTTCGGACCCTGGCTGCTGGTGTCGCTGCTCTCGATCTTGATCTTCATTCGAGATCAAGTATCGGGTGAGAGCGAAATGCGGCGTAGTCTCTCAGACGCCGTGGCTATCAGTGGCGCGCCGTTGAACGGAATTGCCCGAATGGTCGGACTTTGGGCTGAAAACCGTCTGCTGCGGCAGCAACTTACGCAACTTGCCTTCGAAGCAACCCAGATAGAGGATATCCGTCGGGAAAACGAACGCCTTCGCGCGCTTCTTGACTTTCGCCAACGTTCGCAATTCGATTTGGTACCGGCATTGGTGGTCGGCGCGACGAGCGATGCCGGCATCGTCGGAATCATCATCGATCGGGGGGCGGAGCAGGGATTACGGCAAAATATGGCCGTCGTTTCGGCTCATGGACTGGTCGGTCGCATCTACCGAATGTCCGGGTCGAGTGCTACAGTTCAACTGGTGAGCGACCCGAAGTTCGG is a genomic window containing:
- a CDS encoding GWxTD domain-containing protein — encoded protein: MPKSMSMRCWLNNSMMKMTHGILTAIAVLSLTSAATAQSYRSEGDLGQPLFEAAAYRRLSTDSDTPRVDVVVETPHDMLQFVRKDGGFSASVEVNLSIYSDKRQVIRLVKNASTTVEAFQNTNTRREFLTVPFTMNLNEGVYQAKILLYDRESGRRELIEREFTVSRSPNGFDLSDVLPARSGQLDAESGLPAEPAVAGVVPDSTGRIHFFVDVQRRDPSQIVALHLTLLDSDGNERSRDSLSLVGGANQSTQSFSIDCSGLSLGRYHLILRGESGEQQVVRKVEFRINAFDLPGTISSLESAIQQLRYIATDAEIEALRSGFPSQREEAFLRFWRDIYPADGESAPGRMREYYSRVAYTNLHYSTARAGWESDRGRIYIIYGSPSEIERPNNDHPDPPVEIWYYHHLGKRFVFRDDYGFGDYRLASPVW
- a CDS encoding LD-carboxypeptidase, with protein sequence MAGLVAVSPTASLPRPSRWPKALKAGDRIGIVSPAGPADAEYVRHGKAILESWGYEVEIAPHALDREDYLAGSDAERRGDLVEALCSDRFDALICSRGGYGSLRLLRDLPWDDLAASPPKAFVGFSDIGGLQLNLWHRAGWITYSGLQAAHGLGEGSATERSAAHFRGWLDGSGRRFGWPGESEVILGGDNVVGTVEGPMVPVCLSILAALAGTPWMPDLTESIVVLEETGEAPYRIDRMIWQLRDSGALDKLRALVLGCFLWQGRDIAEDARRIVCEHFPSLPVYSGLPYGHRGDRFTLPVGATVQISEGRMTLVGDAV
- a CDS encoding phosphoribosylglycinamide formyltransferase — protein: MNLAVFLSGRGSNFEAILEAIDKGTLAASVCLVVTHNPSALGARTALSRGIPVVLLQRESFPDGGSFATAMIAALQRHSVDWIVLAGYMKMVPPAVVKAFPGQIVNIHPALLPKFGGKGMFGHHVHQAVLDAGETVTGVTIHFVDEIYDHGLVIAQETVPVLPGDTAATLGARVLEMEHLIYPRILAKIAGEYHSRQ
- the purH gene encoding bifunctional phosphoribosylaminoimidazolecarboxamide formyltransferase/IMP cyclohydrolase is translated as MMNFESLPPTGDVRIRRALLSCFRKDEAISLAQQLHVLGVSLVASGGTADAIAKAGLPVERTDRWTGFDDLLAGRVKTLHPTLYAGVLARAGSASDDEDLRRHQIDPFDLIAIDLYPFERTSEQRTGEAATIELIDVGGVSLIRAAAKNFDRVTVLCRAEVFGPFSELIAASEGIIGRAERRRLAALALQWTSFYDGCIAGWLENDDSGFPGHFGLPLMSDLDLRYGENPHQKAQFYRLGGQGATGVAGVEVLGGKQLSFNNLLDLDIALRLPREFERPTVAILKHTTPCGIGQGATAAEACKMARSTDPVSAFGGIAGFNCPVDEEAAKVLREGFMEVVAAPDYTEIALKELRKSKNLRIIRLSGLPPAGRIDMRTVWGGVLMQEDDFGFPELEEAKVVTRLQPDPAQWEALRFAWKSVRYVKSNAILLADGDRTLGIGAGQMSRVDAAHIAIWKAGQSGLALDGCVAASDAFFPFRDGIDLLIDAGVKVVVQPGGSMRDAEVIAAADERGIAMVFTGRRHFRH
- a CDS encoding rod shape-determining protein; its protein translation is MITSDIAIDLGTANTLVYLKGLGIAVREPSVVAVTRRDRKVLAIGTKAWEMMGKAHGDIEVIRPMRDGVIDDDEVAEIMIRSFLRRVQHSKLMRPRVIVGVPSGVTKSEKRVIRDSAEYAGAREVHLIAEPMAAALGAQLPVKEPVGSMIVDIGGGTTEIAVISLSGIVTMHSIRTAGDEMNEAIAKYIRTQHNLLVGDRMSEWLKWMLGSAAELPTEIVLHAKGRDLVSGMPKEKEITSEEIRRALQEPVSQIVLAVKEALEKTPPELAADIRDRGIILTGGGSLLKRLDQHLRDETNLPVNRADEPLTCVVRGIGKVLDDFDYYQDLLLTSN
- the mreC gene encoding rod shape-determining protein MreC; the protein is MTLLAKRFGPWLLVSLLSILIFIRDQVSGESEMRRSLSDAVAISGAPLNGIARMVGLWAENRLLRQQLTQLAFEATQIEDIRRENERLRALLDFRQRSQFDLVPALVVGATSDAGIVGIIIDRGAEQGLRQNMAVVSAHGLVGRIYRMSGSSATVQLVSDPKFGVAARLASGGVGGILHALGSGRLRLDGVPLSAEPAAGDSVITSGAGGIFPPGLMIGHAVSVRPSPEGWLMNIEVEPTVDYSRVGEVFVVRQTSP